In Necator americanus strain Aroian chromosome IV, whole genome shotgun sequence, the following proteins share a genomic window:
- a CDS encoding hypothetical protein (NECATOR_CHRIV.G15145.T1) — MTRGRYEHLAPPSKVAKVNRLQFFGHVSRRPAGRLVQRALRSLSDSCWKRPLGRKRKFWTEVVKEDLRTLGFDRQFSRDVKFRRLWNSDGSVDSMRTLAEDREGWAELCSGTAHLGEDAGNRVRR; from the coding sequence atgacacgtggaagatatgaacatcttgcaccgccatcgaaagtggctaaagtaaatcgtcttcagTTTTTTGGTCATGTATCAAGGAGACCAGCAGGTCGCCTTGTTCAGCGAGCTCTGAGGAGTTTATCGGACTCATGTTGGAAGAGGCCACTTGGCCGAAAgcgaaagttctggactgaggtggtgaaagaggacctgaggacacttggctttgacaggcagttcagtcgagacgtgAAATTCCGTCGCttgtggaatagcgacggatcggtagattctatgcgaactctagctgaagatcgagaaggttgggcagagctatgttcagggacggcacacctcggcgaagatgcgggtaatcgcgtcaggcgatga
- a CDS encoding hypothetical protein (NECATOR_CHRIV.G15152.T1) — MFPDPNWKRPPDRKRKSWTEVVKEGLRILGVDRQFSRDVKFRRLWNNDGWVDSMRTLAEDRGGWAKLCPRSAHFGEVAGNRVRR; from the coding sequence ATGTTTCCAGATCCTAATTGGAAAAGGCCTCCTGATCGTAAAAGGAAGTCCTGGACggaggtggtgaaggaagGTCTGAGGATACTTggcgttgacaggcagttcagtcgagacgtgAAATTCCGCCGCTTGTGGAATAACGACGGATGGGTggattctatgcgaactctagctgaagatcgaggAGGTTGGGCAAAGCTATGTCCAAGGTCGGCACACTTTGGCGAGGTTGCGGGTAATCGAGTCAGGCGATGA
- a CDS encoding hypothetical protein (NECATOR_CHRIV.G15147.T1), giving the protein MGKMDIPHFDLKPTAVQKTVDPLVDVGHLIIVDRDNIEGDVRENLLSRARKNAQYLFNKIWELNRKRVEEAVMAELPKSSFILPREKKLPEKKEPTKWEKYAAAKGITKRKKCKKVFDDTTKEWKPTYGYKRGNDNTKDWLIEIPEGADPNKDYFGERAEKKKERIAKNETQRLKNLARQMGSTLRKGPSMDANIGVGVAPEEKSKEHLRFAVDRARAATASAGKYQRLAKGEKENVKTGKKRKFLPNEAGGEKQHALKIWEKLKSKKAKVIEEKAAAIAGPAKQENKQKKGNKPMRQKSQIHRQQWFKNKKSENKKKRGNVKKNK; this is encoded by the exons atgggcaaA ATGGATATACCGCATTTTGACTTGAAACCAACAGCTGTGCAGAAGACAGTTGATCCACTCGTCGATGTAGGCCATTTGATAATTGTTGATCGAGACAATATTGAGGGCGATGTCAG GGAAAACCTCTTGTCACGAGCGCGAAAAAATGCTCAATAtcttttcaacaaaatttggGAGTTGAATCGGAAACGCGTGGAAGAAGCGGTCATGGCTGAGCTTCCTAAGTCATCTTTCATATTACCTAGAGAGAAGAAG CTTCCCGAGAAAAAGGAACCAACAAAATGGGAGAAGTACGCTGCTGCTAAGGGAAttactaagagaaagaaatgcaaGAAA GTATTTGATGATACGACTAAGGAATGGAAACCGACATACGGCTACAAAAGAGGCAATGATAACACCAAAGATTGGCTAATTGAAATCCCGGAAGGGGCTG ATCCTAACAAAGATTACTTCGGTGAacgagcagaaaagaaaaaggaacgtATTGCTAAAAATGAGACACAGCGTTTGAAAAACTTGGCTCGCCAGATGGGGTCTACCTTGAGGAAAGGACCTTCAATGGATGCGAATATTGGTGTTGGTGTCGCTCCAGAGGAGAAGTCCAAGGAGCAT CTCCGATTTGCTGTTGACCGAGCAAGGGCAGCAACCGCCTCTGCAGGAAAATACCAACGTTTGgcaaaaggagaaaaggaaaacgttAAAACGGGAAAGAAGCGCAAG TTCTTGCCCAACGAGGCTGGTGGTGAGAAGCAACATGCTTTGAAAATCTGGGAGAAGTTGAAGAGCAAAAAGGCTAAAGTTATAGAAGAGAAGGCTGCTGCGATAGCTGGACCTGCCAAGCA agaaaacaaacagaagaaaggaaacaaaCCAATGAGACAGAAGAGTCAAATACATCGTCAGCAGTGGTTCAAGAacaagaaatcagaaaataagaaaaaacgaggaaatgttaagaaaaataagtag
- a CDS encoding hypothetical protein (NECATOR_CHRIV.G15150.T1) — translation MKNGTSSGDDGISAEMLKSLSPSGLCEVTKIICSILIDERISDSWRHGISLLFVLDRHHEETTRDEQAGFRPDLD, via the exons atgaagaatggaacaTCCAgcggagacgatggaattagcgcagaaatgctgaaatctctttctccttctGGGCTTTGTGAAGTGACGAAGATCATCTGTTCAATATtgattgacgaaaggatatcggactcgtggagacacg GAATATCATTGCTATTTGTCCTGGATCGACATCACGAAGAAACCACCCGTGACGAGCAAGCCGGTTTTCGCCCTGATCTCGATTGA
- a CDS encoding hypothetical protein (NECATOR_CHRIV.G15147.T2): MIKISGLKLELEEMDIPHFDLKPTAVQKTVDPLVDVGHLIIVDRDNIEGDVRENLLSRARKNAQYLFNKIWELNRKRVEEAVMAELPKSSFILPREKKLPEKKEPTKWEKYAAAKGITKRKKCKKVFDDTTKEWKPTYGYKRGNDNTKDWLIEIPEGADPNKDYFGERAEKKKERIAKNETQRLKNLARQMGSTLRKGPSMDANIGVGVAPEEKSKEHLRFAVDRARAATASAGKYQRLAKGEKENVKTGKKRKFLPNEAGGEKQHALKIWEKLKSKKAKVIEEKAAAIAGPAKQENKQKKGNKPMRQKSQIHRQQWFKNKKSENKKKRGNVKKNK, from the exons atgataaaaatttctGGACTTAAGTTGGAACTAGAAGAG ATGGATATACCGCATTTTGACTTGAAACCAACAGCTGTGCAGAAGACAGTTGATCCACTCGTCGATGTAGGCCATTTGATAATTGTTGATCGAGACAATATTGAGGGCGATGTCAG GGAAAACCTCTTGTCACGAGCGCGAAAAAATGCTCAATAtcttttcaacaaaatttggGAGTTGAATCGGAAACGCGTGGAAGAAGCGGTCATGGCTGAGCTTCCTAAGTCATCTTTCATATTACCTAGAGAGAAGAAG CTTCCCGAGAAAAAGGAACCAACAAAATGGGAGAAGTACGCTGCTGCTAAGGGAAttactaagagaaagaaatgcaaGAAA GTATTTGATGATACGACTAAGGAATGGAAACCGACATACGGCTACAAAAGAGGCAATGATAACACCAAAGATTGGCTAATTGAAATCCCGGAAGGGGCTG ATCCTAACAAAGATTACTTCGGTGAacgagcagaaaagaaaaaggaacgtATTGCTAAAAATGAGACACAGCGTTTGAAAAACTTGGCTCGCCAGATGGGGTCTACCTTGAGGAAAGGACCTTCAATGGATGCGAATATTGGTGTTGGTGTCGCTCCAGAGGAGAAGTCCAAGGAGCAT CTCCGATTTGCTGTTGACCGAGCAAGGGCAGCAACCGCCTCTGCAGGAAAATACCAACGTTTGgcaaaaggagaaaaggaaaacgttAAAACGGGAAAGAAGCGCAAG TTCTTGCCCAACGAGGCTGGTGGTGAGAAGCAACATGCTTTGAAAATCTGGGAGAAGTTGAAGAGCAAAAAGGCTAAAGTTATAGAAGAGAAGGCTGCTGCGATAGCTGGACCTGCCAAGCA agaaaacaaacagaagaaaggaaacaaaCCAATGAGACAGAAGAGTCAAATACATCGTCAGCAGTGGTTCAAGAacaagaaatcagaaaataagaaaaaacgaggaaatgttaagaaaaataagtag
- a CDS encoding hypothetical protein (NECATOR_CHRIV.G15149.T1): MGKVASLTATLLAVFRTGEHLFILPLYCLSKLATQPPSHTLLLADTTNAPVVRATQNTELYVDIVFADAKRTSPSTCQDELRLMLSSPIPVLESYRKAEMNWAGVGIECDVPDRYLTEECSSSERNRAEA; this comes from the exons ATGGGAAAGGTTGCCTCCCTGACAGCGACTCTGTTGGCTGTGTTCAGGACAGGCGAACAcctcttcatcttgccgctatactgcctTAGCAAA CTGGCGACACAACCTCCTTCTCATACGCTTCTCCTAGCTGACACCACTAATGCACCAGTAGTGCGGGCAACACAgaatacagaattgtacgtggatattGTCTTCGCAGATGCAAAGCGAACTTCACCCTCG acctgccaagaCGAGCTTCGGCTGATGTTGAGCTCCCCGATACCTGTTCTGGAATCGTACCGTAAAGCTGAGATGAACTGGGCGGGggtcggaatcgaatgcgacgtcccagacagatatctgactgaggaatgttcttcgtcagaacgtaatcgagctgaagcttaa
- a CDS encoding hypothetical protein (NECATOR_CHRIV.G15146.T1): MRDRPVISTKNYTIDCGDADENKVGGCAIAVRKDYNNLMEEFGSTSQRRGYQEIRTPAGCSIPFEVITGVRQGAVAGPFLFNFAIDDIMRTVDQCLANIVLAPSACPLTDLDYADDVIFTESSTKLQHVVNTMSKLAAAYGQRLRNDECMQMWISSRP, encoded by the exons atgagagatcggcccgtcatcagcaccaaaaattacaccatagactgcggcgatgctgatgagaacaaagtaggtggctgcgctatagctgtgaggaaagattataacaacctgatggaggaatttggctcaacgtctcAACGTCGTGGATatcaggaaa ttcgaacaccagccggatgttcAATACCGTTTGAAGTGATAAcaggagtaagacaaggggcagtggcaggccccttcctgttcaatttcgccatcgacgacattatgcgaacagtcgatcagtgtcTTGCCAacatcgtcttagcaccatcagcgtgccccttgactgacctcgattACGCCGATGATGTTATATTCACGGagagcagtacgaaacttcaacatgttgtcaacactatgtcgaagctggctgcagcctacggacaaCGTCTACGCAATGATGAATGCatgcagatgtggatctcttcgagaccttga
- a CDS encoding hypothetical protein (NECATOR_CHRIV.G15151.T1) has protein sequence MWVCSRPSTGIRVYGYPTELVDEFGYLGFMLKNDGSYERDIQQRCAEANSAFNSLTKCLWSTPIANEVKLRLNLSAIRPIIMHGSQTWAAPSAVMKKFGYMEAV, from the coding sequence atgtgggtctgctcgagaccctcaacgggaatcagggtgtaCGGATACCCTACagaactcgtggatgagttcgGTTATTTGGGatttatgctgaaaaacgatggcagctacgagagagatattcagcaaagatgcgctgaaGCTAactcggcattcaactcattgaccaagtgcttgtggtcgacccccatcgccaacgaagtcaagctgcgactcaacctatccgcaattcgccctatcataATGCATGGATCGCAGACTTGGGCGGCGCCGTCGGCGGTGATGAAGAAGTTTGGCTACATGGAAGCTGTTTAG
- a CDS encoding hypothetical protein (NECATOR_CHRIV.G15148.T1) produces MRDRRGFKLWIESAHAPMEPVEDHNKDAFYDELNTLISKKPSQQAVIVGIDANASIGPEQHSDMLGKWFYPMDQTSDNGTRLIV; encoded by the coding sequence atgcgggatcgcagaggattcaaactctggatcgaaagtgctcacgcacctatgGAGCCCGTAGAGGACCACAACAAGGATgcgttttatgatgaactcaatacgttgatatccaagaaaccaagccagcaggcggTAATCgtcggaattgatgcgaatgcaAGCATCGGACCTGAACAACATTCCGATatgcttggaaaatggttctatcccATGGATCAGACCTCGGACAACGGAACTCGTTTGATAGTTTGA
- a CDS encoding hypothetical protein (NECATOR_CHRIV.G15150.T2), with amino-acid sequence MKNGTSSGDDGISAEMLKSLSPSGLCEVTKIICSILIDERISDSWRHAPAARLLVDLEYADDVIFASSSAKLQHVVNLVSKFAAAYGLDP; translated from the exons atgaagaatggaacaTCCAgcggagacgatggaattagcgcagaaatgctgaaatctctttctccttctGGGCTTTGTGAAGTGACGAAGATCATCTGTTCAATATtgattgacgaaaggatatcggactcgtggagacacg CACCTGCTGCACGTCTCTTggtggatctcgagtacgccgacgatgtaatattcgcttctagcagcgcgaagttacaacatgttgttaaccttgtatcgaaattcgctgcagcctacggactggacccctga